In a single window of the Raphanus sativus cultivar WK10039 chromosome 9, ASM80110v3, whole genome shotgun sequence genome:
- the LOC130500088 gene encoding uncharacterized protein LOC130500088 has protein sequence MVMTLITHLHPWIDIESTREFLDGRERRRRNGRSSPSSPPPSLVTTTTIAISPIPHRSPPPPSLLRSVFTGVATNTVIYLSQIDENVESEDDVYSKNDADQGNDDQHTRMLQSLTGMPSAAFEDTAENLMKVEDAYRL, from the exons ATGGTTATGACATTGATCACCCATCTGCACCCTTGGATTGACATTGAATCGACG agagagttcttagATGGTAGAGAACGGAGAAGACGCAACGGCCGGTCGTcaccatcatcaccaccaccatcgctcgttaccaccaccaccatcgcCATCTCTCCCATCCCCCATCGctcgccaccaccaccatcgcTTCTCAGATCCGTCTTCACCGGAGTCGCCACAAACACCGTCATTTACTTATCTCAGATC GATGAAAACGTTGAGTCAGAAGATGATGTATACAGCAAGAATGATGCAGATCAAGGCAATGATGATCAACATACACGAATGTTGCAGTCTCTCACTGGAATGCCAAGTGCAGCCTTTGAAG ATACTGCAGAAAACTTGATGAAGGTGGAGGATGCATACAGACTTTGA
- the LOC108824242 gene encoding structural maintenance of chromosomes protein 4 isoform X1, translated as MIVGDGYLERRMLEMNRKRLTMITLGGDAELELVDSLDPFSEGVVFSVRPPKKSWKNIANLSGGEKTLSSLALVFALHHYKPTPLYVMDEIDAALDFKNVSIVGHYVKDRTKDAQFIIISLRNNMFELADRLVGIYKTDNCTESITINPGSFSVSQKTSA; from the exons ATG ATTGTGGGAGATGGATATCTCGAGAGACGAATGCTAGAAATGAACAGGAAGAGATTAACG ATGATCACTTTAGGAGGTGATGCAGAGCTCGAGCTTGTGGACTCGCTGGACCCTTTCTCAGAAGGTGTGGTGTTCAGTGTGAGACCTCCTAAGAAGAGCTGGAAGAACATTGCAAACTTGTCCGGTGGTGAAAAG ACACTTAGCTCACTCGCACTAGTCTTTGCACTCCATCACTACAAGCCTACACCACTATACGTCATGGACGAAATCGACGCTGCTCTTG ATTTCAAGAATGTATCAATCGTTGGACACTATGTGAAGGACCGTACTAAAGATGCTCAGTTCATTATCATCAG TCTGAGGAACAACATGTTTGAGCTAGCAGATAGATTGGTGGGAATATACAAAACAGATAACTGCACAGAGAGCATTACTATCAACCCTGGAAGCTTTTCAGTTTCTCAGAAAACGTCTGCTTAA
- the LOC108824242 gene encoding structural maintenance of chromosomes protein 4 isoform X2: MLEMNRKRLTMITLGGDAELELVDSLDPFSEGVVFSVRPPKKSWKNIANLSGGEKTLSSLALVFALHHYKPTPLYVMDEIDAALDFKNVSIVGHYVKDRTKDAQFIIISLRNNMFELADRLVGIYKTDNCTESITINPGSFSVSQKTSA; the protein is encoded by the exons ATGCTAGAAATGAACAGGAAGAGATTAACG ATGATCACTTTAGGAGGTGATGCAGAGCTCGAGCTTGTGGACTCGCTGGACCCTTTCTCAGAAGGTGTGGTGTTCAGTGTGAGACCTCCTAAGAAGAGCTGGAAGAACATTGCAAACTTGTCCGGTGGTGAAAAG ACACTTAGCTCACTCGCACTAGTCTTTGCACTCCATCACTACAAGCCTACACCACTATACGTCATGGACGAAATCGACGCTGCTCTTG ATTTCAAGAATGTATCAATCGTTGGACACTATGTGAAGGACCGTACTAAAGATGCTCAGTTCATTATCATCAG TCTGAGGAACAACATGTTTGAGCTAGCAGATAGATTGGTGGGAATATACAAAACAGATAACTGCACAGAGAGCATTACTATCAACCCTGGAAGCTTTTCAGTTTCTCAGAAAACGTCTGCTTAA
- the LOC108824242 gene encoding structural maintenance of chromosomes protein 4 isoform X3, with translation MMITLGGDAELELVDSLDPFSEGVVFSVRPPKKSWKNIANLSGGEKTLSSLALVFALHHYKPTPLYVMDEIDAALDFKNVSIVGHYVKDRTKDAQFIIISLRNNMFELADRLVGIYKTDNCTESITINPGSFSVSQKTSA, from the exons ATG ATGATCACTTTAGGAGGTGATGCAGAGCTCGAGCTTGTGGACTCGCTGGACCCTTTCTCAGAAGGTGTGGTGTTCAGTGTGAGACCTCCTAAGAAGAGCTGGAAGAACATTGCAAACTTGTCCGGTGGTGAAAAG ACACTTAGCTCACTCGCACTAGTCTTTGCACTCCATCACTACAAGCCTACACCACTATACGTCATGGACGAAATCGACGCTGCTCTTG ATTTCAAGAATGTATCAATCGTTGGACACTATGTGAAGGACCGTACTAAAGATGCTCAGTTCATTATCATCAG TCTGAGGAACAACATGTTTGAGCTAGCAGATAGATTGGTGGGAATATACAAAACAGATAACTGCACAGAGAGCATTACTATCAACCCTGGAAGCTTTTCAGTTTCTCAGAAAACGTCTGCTTAA
- the LOC108824242 gene encoding structural maintenance of chromosomes protein 4 isoform X4, producing the protein MITLGGDAELELVDSLDPFSEGVVFSVRPPKKSWKNIANLSGGEKTLSSLALVFALHHYKPTPLYVMDEIDAALDFKNVSIVGHYVKDRTKDAQFIIISLRNNMFELADRLVGIYKTDNCTESITINPGSFSVSQKTSA; encoded by the exons ATGATCACTTTAGGAGGTGATGCAGAGCTCGAGCTTGTGGACTCGCTGGACCCTTTCTCAGAAGGTGTGGTGTTCAGTGTGAGACCTCCTAAGAAGAGCTGGAAGAACATTGCAAACTTGTCCGGTGGTGAAAAG ACACTTAGCTCACTCGCACTAGTCTTTGCACTCCATCACTACAAGCCTACACCACTATACGTCATGGACGAAATCGACGCTGCTCTTG ATTTCAAGAATGTATCAATCGTTGGACACTATGTGAAGGACCGTACTAAAGATGCTCAGTTCATTATCATCAG TCTGAGGAACAACATGTTTGAGCTAGCAGATAGATTGGTGGGAATATACAAAACAGATAACTGCACAGAGAGCATTACTATCAACCCTGGAAGCTTTTCAGTTTCTCAGAAAACGTCTGCTTAA